The DNA window attgataatttactattcaattaattattaatccgttgattcatttgaatttaaatttaattcagtTTGAGCTGATAAAAAAAAGCATAATGACTCACTTGAATTTTAAGATTGACATGAAATTACTTGAGTCTAAAAGAACACACCACATGTAAAaggaaattaatataaaataacataaattcaaaataacttaaatttgaaatgatttaGACATAAAATACCTgtaataaaaaatgactaaaactAATCCAAAACCGTTCAAACCCAATCTAACTTGATTTGAACAAAGAAAGCCAAAaactcaaattcatttaatttgtaCTCAAACTAACTACAATTCTAAATGTTTTGAATCCGAAATATtctaaacttaaaataatataaatttaaagtgatcaaaatttaaaattatctaaaattataatgataaaaacatTCAACGCTATACGAAATAACATAAATggaagattatttaattttaaactaatctaaacctaaaataattaaaaattttaaaacaactaatcacaatttaataactCACTTAATAAGTTCGGTCAAAAAGTCCATTGGATTTAATTACTCCAAAAAAGGCAAGGGAAAAGTGTGTACACGCGGCGTCTCCGACAACTCCACCCGCACCACAATTTTTGTTCGGAAAGCCAGAAAATACTCAATCTCCTGAGGGGCATTTTCGTCATCAAATTGTTCAAGACAATTAAAAACCcctctttcataatttctctctctctctcccacCCCCTTCTTCTTGTGTCGTGTCTGACGGGTTTCACTTGCATAGCTAGCAAAGCTAAAggtacttttttcttttttggatccCCCAAATCTAGGGTTCATTCGATCCCTAAATATGGGTTAAAACATTGAAGCTTTACCTTGCTTGGCGAAGTCTGCATCTCTTTGTTTAGTTCTATGTTCAATGCTTTACATTTAATATGTATtcttttttttgatgattttgcctTTGTAGGTATTGTTTTAAAGACGATTAtactttgggttttattttttggGGTTAATTTTGTTGTGTTGGGTTTGGATTAGAAAAATTGTCGGTTCTTTTCTGAGTCAAGTGTGGTTGACTCTTTAAGTTTTAGAATTTCTGGGTTTATgtttgtgtgtttgtgaaaagTGCGGGAAAGAAAAAGGAAGTGTGAACTTTCAAGTTTTTGGTGCGTTACGGTTGGTTATCAAATTATTGCTTAATTCTTGAGATTTTCTATGGTTATTGTGTAGGCATTGAAGCTTCTTGGCGTTGACTGGTTAATATTTGCTTACTCTTTTCtaattgttattgttatttgttagGCCAATCTTGAACAAAATCAATTGATGAATTATTATATTTGCctttgttttccttttatttttgctTAGTCTTTGCCCTGTTTCTATGCCTCTTTTGTGTAATTAAACAATTCTTTACAAATTACGTTTCCTCTCTTATTAGAGTTTGCAAGATGGGGAGCATGGATAGCTTTTGGCAGCTGGGGGATTATCTTCGAGGACAATCAAAAGCCTCAGAGGATAACCAATGGCTGATGGTTGCCTCTAAATTGGCTGAGCAGACGAGGACAAAGGGTGAACGCCTGAGCAATCTTGATCTTTCGAAGGGTCCAGCCGAAATAAGGACAAGGGATAAATTTGGTTTCCGGGAAGACAACAAATTCGAGAACCTTAACTTCAATATGTTAAACTTGGACTCCAAGATTGGAGATAATGTAAGCAAAAGCTCATTCCGAAATGGTACCTACAATATAAATGCTGTTTACCAGAAAAATAATAGCAATAGCCTGGGAAACCTGGCTGGCAACAAATATAGCGGCAATAATCATAGCAGCAAATATGTCAATAATAACAGCAGCACCAGCAATAACAACAGCAACGAGAACAGTGCAAACAATGCTGTTGACAAACGGTTCAAGACATTGCCTCCAGCTGAGACACTCCCGAGAAATGAGGTGCTTGGAGGATACATTTTTGTTTGTAACAATGATACAATGCAGGAAGATCTAAAGCGGCAGCTATTTGGTAATTGTCATTTTCTCTTGCCAACCTTTTTGTTTCATTCTTTCTGTTTTAGTGTTCTGGAAATAAGTTATTCTGTCTGTTTGAAGACTCCCATTCTCATTGATGTAATCATCACTTAAGTGATTTCTATTATTAACATCTTAGGTGGGATTTCTTACATGTTGCTGTTTTCTCATTTGATAGGTTTACCACCAAGATATAGGGACTCTGTTCGGGCAATTACACCTGGCTTACCTCTATTTCTCTATAACTATACTACTCATCAGTTGCATGGTATTTTTGAGGTTTGTTCACCTACTTCATACTCGTAAATTAACATTCCTAGAAATCCTAGAAATCCCTCTATAATGATTGATGCTGCTGTTCTATTAGGAGTTCATTTATTTCTCTGAATGTTTGCATGTTGCGCACTTTTGCTGGACGAGGAATAATTAGGGAACAAATTAtgattatgttatttatttttaattggttgTCCAACAGCCAATAAGATTCATCAATGTAATCTTTTGATGTGTGGTCTATTATAACTGTTCTCTCCTTCGCTCCACCTCCACCTCAGTCCCAAAGGGAAAAAAAGGGCTTGGATGTTTGATGTTTATAATACTGTAGCAAATCATTTCAACATCTTTTGTTTTCCTCTCTTGTGTCATTGATGTTTTCTTCTATACATACAGGCAGCAACTTTTGGGGGTTCTAACATCGATCCAACTGCTTGGGAAGACAAAAAATGCAAAGGCGAGTCAAGGTTTCCTGCTCAGGTAaagtttgtgtttataatttgtaGTAACTTACTTGCTTATTCCCTTGTAAGAGGGCATGAgctctaattcttttaaatttgttCCCCAAATAAATAGGTGAGAATCCGTATTAGGAAACTCTGCAAGGCATTGGAAGAGGATGCGTTTAGGCCAGTCTTGCACCACTATGATGGCCCCAAGTTTCGTCTCGAGCTCTCAGTTCCTGAGGTACTGCAAgcaattataattttttcttctGGTCTCTTATTTCATGCGAACTTTCTGGTAATCAAAATATTGGATCCTTTTAACTGAAGCTCAAGAGCTTCATATCATTCTTTTGCAGACGTTGGATCTATTAGACCTTTGTGAACAAGCAGGTTCTCCATAAGGCAAAAGTTATCTGAGTGCAAATGTGCTAGGGTTAAGGGCTTAAGGCTGCCTGCTTTTCGCAGATTTTCCATAGAGCGCAAGCTGTGGGTTAAAGACCAGTTGGTGAATCAACTCAGGAAAAGTGGGAAATGGCGTTAGCCAGCTGAATAAAATTGCGTTTGTGTCTTGTGAAAGATACTTTTTTAAActtttgcattatatttttatgtattaaaaatCCTATATAGATAGAATTGCAAAATGTGAAAGAGAATGACTACTATGTGTAATGTTTAAAGTCCTCAAGAAATGAAGGCCTTGAATTTGATGTCTTTTTTGTGCTTTATAACTGTCTCCTGTCTCCTTTTAGGTCAGCTGGGCTTCAGTAGAGTTGTAAAAGAGAATACTTTATCAGAGAGCAAAGTATAGGGGCTAATTTAATCCTAATACAGGGACCTCTCAGGTATTTTAACCCTTTTTATTATCGTATCTCAATGACAACTGGAATCATGAATTTAAGAGCGGGTAAGTGAATCAACAAGCAGGAGCTGGGACTGTCGAACCAAGCTTTTTTTTCCCACCTTATGAACTAATTTTCGTTGCTATAATTGATCCATTGTGCTTCAAGCTATCGAATCGAATGGTAATAATTCTGGAGGAAAATTGGATTCTTACAGCAAGGCAATTCAAAGTTCTAACATAAATAACTTGTAGAAAGCAAAAGAGCTTTCATTCACATCTCTATtaaactctcttttttttcccaCTCTCAATTAACTCTTTTTCTTGATCTTCTGTAGCATCTGGGGTTGGTGGTCGATTATTTGAATGTTTCCTGCAAAGGGAAAAAATATTTACATGATGTTAAAgctctgaaaaataaaaaattaggaaaaaaaaaacgACGCAGTCCGTTAAAACGACAACGTCCGGGTGCTTTAAGACAGTGAAAGTAATTTACCGGATTTTTCCTTGAACTTAGCCTGAAACTACGAAAAAGCTTATAAACCAACGGCAAAACGAAGTGGCGCCAAACGGTAACCATAAAATTacaaagaaattcaaaaaaaaaaatcttcggAAAATTACCTTAAAAGATTTTTTTAGAAAGAAATTCAATCTCTTACTTAACGCAAAGCTCATGTCATTCGCTTGGCCTGTTCGAAAAAATAATGGCTTCTTTGGTTCTCTCTTCTTTCTGTTTCCCTTCTCAAAAGTCTTGTTCTTTTACGTCTTCTTCTCTCCGATTCAGAATCAGAGCTCCGACTGATTCTAGGTTCGGTGGTCCTTTATTTGTCGGATTCGGATCGGTCAAGAAGAGAAATGGAAGAATCGAGGCGTCGGTTGACTCCACAGCTCATCCGCTTGTGTTTCGTGACCTCGACGCCGACGATTTCCGGCACCCGCTCGATAAACAGGTCCGGTTTTCTatgacaattttaataaattttcttttatacacaattaaagagatatattgttTGGATTTTGGATGCAGAATACGTTGCTATTGAGAGCGATTCCAGGCCTTAACGAAATAGGAAGAGCTATACTCGGTAACttcaattgttgttttttctaTCTACTTTTTGTAATttgatttccttttctttttccaaaattagttagttaaaaacaaaattaaaatctgaTTAAAACCAAGGAACTTAGTTAGATGTAACGTCAATTCGAAGATTAGTGCTTCATATACATGTGATTTTGTCATCTATTTAGTTCTTCGAAGCCATTGATTTCTCTATTCTGAAAGCAAAAAGCAAGTAGTAGGAAAATCGAATACCTAAAGTCCAAAATGCAGCATTACTGTAAATTGCGTGAGTTTTCGATGTTAAAGAAGCCTTAACTTGAATCTTTATAGCAGGAACCGTGACTGAGCAAATCATGCTTCTTGAGAATATAGGAACCTCAATCCTTGTTTCGAAAGATCAGGTTATTTGATGCTTAGAGTGTTTTTTATTTGAAGTTGTTTTCCTGGTTGTATCCTATGTAAATTGCATCAAATTATTCCAATTTTTTTCCTTGTATCAGCTTCCGGAACTCCATAAAATGATGATTGAGGCTGCGGGAATATTGAATATTGAACCTCCTGATCTCTATGTTCGACAAAGTCCCATTCCGAATGCTTATACATTGGCTATAAGTGGTAAAAAACCATTTGTTATTATCCATACTAGTCTTGTGGAGCTTCTGACACGAAAAGAATTACAGGTCTTCACTTCTTTCTCACTCCGTTTCCATCACGAGCCAaaacttattttcccttttttttttgttatttcctTTTAGTGTCTTGACTGCTGCTCCAATCCTATTTATATATGTGATTATAAAAGTCTAAATCGAATTGTATGTGCTTTATCATCCATAGCAGTATTGTGATTTGAATGATAAAATGTCATTAGTTTTCTTTTTCCTGTGCTACTTCAAGGTAGGCTGTTTTGGCTCATGAGTTAGGTCATCTCAAATGCGATCATGGTGTATGGCTTACTTTTGCAAATCTTCTCACTCTTGGATCCTATCGTTTCCCTGGTATGTATTTTGGTTCTATCCATCAGTTGGAGCAACTTAGCTACTAGGTACATTCTTAGTTCAATGACAGCACattatattattttgtaataTAAGTATCTTGTAATACCTCTTCTATATAATCCACATCTGTTATGTCATAGTTAGCCTTGATAATCAATGAATATACCAAAtcattttaatcaattaattattgGAGTATATAAGGACTGTTAATCCTTGAAAtgttatctttttattattttgaaaaatagaattatattttaatattatacatctttttaatatttttgttcttATACTGTGCATTATCATTAATTATATCTAATATCCTTCATGTGCAATGTTTAGTTAAAAGTTCAAACTAGTATGTATGGGAAAACAAGATCTTAGGCAAGACTGTCCAAGCTAATGGACTTCTAGAAGCGATTCTTAGTTAATCCCATTGCACTTTACCTTTAGAAGAGTACTTTATGTATTGGTGTGGGTGcatatatattaagttattaacaGTACACATATAAATTGGCCTGCTTGTCATTTGCTAGCATGCATCTTATAATAGTTGTCTTTACAGGAAATAGGAATAACGTTTCCAATCTACTGAAGTAGAAAAAAGGGAATTTAGATGGCATGTTAtcctcaaatatatatatattttctgaaCCACCTTTGGTTTTGGTTATAGTACTCTACTGCAGTTATTAAACAACACGGTTTTGAATACCTTAGTTTCTCACAGGACTTGGTGGCTTTATAGCTCAGAGGTTAGAGGAACAATTAATCCGCTGGCTTAGGGCGGCAGAGCTAACTTGTGATCGTGCAGCCCTTCTTGTTGCACAAGATCCCAAGGTTTGCCAAAACATCTCCGAGCTAATATAATCTGTGATAAAATAGTTGAGATTTCATTATCTAATTCTAATTGTGATGCACATACAAGAGGTTGCCATCTctgttttgatgaaattaactgGTGGCTGCCCATCAATGGCTGATCAGCTAAATGTTGATGCATTTTTGGAGCAAGCTCACTCTTATGAAAAGGCTTCTTCAAGCCCAATCGGGTGGTATATAAGGTGAGGAATGGTTTTGGTGAAGCATTCAAAACTCACATATTGCTTTCCCCTTTGATTGTCTAATTACCTCATGATTTTTAGAAATGCCCAAACACGGCAACTTTCACATCCACTGCCTGTTCTACGAGCTCGTGAGATTGATGAGTGGTCAAGAAGTCGTGAATACAGAAGTCTTCTTGAACGTGCAACACAGATGAGCATGTAGAAGAGGTTTAGCACTGCTCTGAACCTGGAGAAAGTCATAGTTTAAACAGCTTTAATAGGTATGATGTTAATGGTTATTTTCAAATTTCCATAACCTTTTTAGATGCAATATATATCCATTTTCTTTCCATGGGTAACAGTACAGTCATATTTTCCTAATAATAAGGAGTttgtacatgccattaacaaTTTCGCATTGCTATCACCTTGTATGTGTTTCagtttattacaattttttttatattgatggAGACATGGAAATCACAACTTTTGCTTTCCTTGTATTGATCAATTGGATTTCATTTGGATTCTTTTCAGATATCGGCTTTGCCTTACGATATATTGCTAGGCAGTGGAGAGCACAGAAATGGAGGCAACATTTGTAAAAAGCATCTATAGCTAACATTTGTCCATAAAGATGATAGTTTAAATTGTGGGACGAACATATTTGGATTTTCTGAAACCACGATAGAGAAAATTCTGGGAAGTTACAGAAACATAGGTTTGATACTCATAGGAACAGAACACTGTATCCTGCTGTTCAACACGATAAAATCGGATATAGCAATCTCTTAAAGCAATCTCTTAATCCTGTAGTAAAATACAATGCTTGCTTAATTAATATGTTTCAATGGTAGTGTGCTCCGAATCCACTGTTCCTAACAAGGATTAGCACTATTGAAGATGCAGCAGCCTCCCAAGATTGTTCAGTCTCCAAGAGTAAGattgaataaaaatatcttaaatccCATGGCCATGATTATATCAGTAATCATCGATCTGATTTTAATGGGTAAATCTTTACTTGGATTAGTGTCTGGCTTGTTTTATTGCTAAAGAAATTGATATGGGTTGCACGTGAATCAGCTACAAAACTTTCCGGGCTGAACTACTGATCCGGCACGAAGTTCCACCATAAACTCACCTCACAGGTATTTTATCAGTCTGTGCCAGCTGAAACGCCTTAGACAATCTCCACTGCAGCCATTGTTGTGAACTATTGTTAATACCTTACAAACAGTTAGAGATTGGTACATTATTTCCTCTGTTTATGGTGATAATGGCTGGTCGGTTTAATCGATTATTGCTATATAACCGAATCAACTGTACCGAGTGAATACTCATCCTCTAACAATGTTGAGCAGCTAGACCAGTAGAGTGGGTGAATGTGAGTGCATAATTCATGAAAGCCAATCCATATTCCAAATATATACTAAACCTGGCAAGAAAACCTTATCTCAAGGATTTGATCAGAttggaaaaacaaaatttaatgtGATAAAGTAGCCGCCATTGATTATATTTAATGTGATGAAGGAGCCGCCATTGACAATTATTCTATGAAAGCTATTGAGTGTTAAAAGCTAAATGACATGGAAGATAAACAAGTTGTCATTTTCATATAGAGAGAGAAGGAAAGTAACGTGAAGGGAGTTAGATTTGAGGGGAAGAAGTAAAAGGATTGAAGATACACTTGGATCTAAATGAATATTGTTGTagtaatttactttaaaaatataaaaatataaaaaaatgtcagTTAATGGTTGCTTGTTGGACTCGCAATTGAATCTTTCTACTATTGAATATTCGTATATATCCTCCACATTCTGGGAAGACATTTCATCAATTTTTGACTATTGCCTATTCAAGTTTTGAGTTCATCAAACTGCTGCAATAGTCATATTTTGGTAAGATATGTTTGTGCGTGTTTTTATGGTGCTCATGAATTTTCAACAATGGAAAGAAACAATTGTTATATGGGGATACAATCTtgtggttttttttcttt is part of the Gossypium hirsutum isolate 1008001.06 chromosome D11, Gossypium_hirsutum_v2.1, whole genome shotgun sequence genome and encodes:
- the LOC107911756 gene encoding uncharacterized protein isoform X5, whose amino-acid sequence is MASLVLSSFCFPSQKSCSFTSSSLRFRIRAPTDSRFGGPLFVGFGSVKKRNGRIEASVDSTAHPLVFRDLDADDFRHPLDKQNTLLLRAIPGLNEIGRAILAGTVTEQIMLLENIGTSILVSKDQLPELHKMMIEAAGILNIEPPDLYVRQSPIPNAYTLAISGKKPFVIIHTSLVELLTRKELQAVLAHELGHLKCDHGVWLTFANLLTLGSYRFPGLGGFIAQRLEEQLIRWLRAAELTCDRAALLVAQDPKRLPSLF
- the LOC107911756 gene encoding uncharacterized protein isoform X4, with amino-acid sequence MASLVLSSFCFPSQKSCSFTSSSLRFRIRAPTDSRFGGPLFVGFGSVKKRNGRIEASVDSTAHPLVFRDLDADDFRHPLDKQNTLLLRAIPGLNEIGRAILGTVTEQIMLLENIGTSILVSKDQLPELHKMMIEAAGILNIEPPDLYVRQSPIPNAYTLAISGKKPFVIIHTSLVELLTRKELQAVLAHELGHLKCDHGVWLTFANLLTLGSYRFPGLGGFIAQRLEEQLIRWLRAAELTCDRAALLVAQDPKLNVDAFLEQAHSYEKASSSPIGWYIRNAQTRQLSHPLPVLRAREIDEWSRSREYRSLLERATQMSM
- the LOC107911756 gene encoding uncharacterized protein isoform X1; this translates as MASLVLSSFCFPSQKSCSFTSSSLRFRIRAPTDSRFGGPLFVGFGSVKKRNGRIEASVDSTAHPLVFRDLDADDFRHPLDKQNTLLLRAIPGLNEIGRAILAGTVTEQIMLLENIGTSILVSKDQLPELHKMMIEAAGILNIEPPDLYVRQSPIPNAYTLAISGKKPFVIIHTSLVELLTRKELQAVLAHELGHLKCDHGVWLTFANLLTLGSYRFPGLGGFIAQRLEEQLIRWLRAAELTCDRAALLVAQDPKVAISVLMKLTGGCPSMADQLNVDAFLEQAHSYEKASSSPIGWYIRNAQTRQLSHPLPVLRAREIDEWSRSREYRSLLERATQMSM
- the LOC107911756 gene encoding uncharacterized protein isoform X2, whose product is MASLVLSSFCFPSQKSCSFTSSSLRFRIRAPTDSRFGGPLFVGFGSVKKRNGRIEASVDSTAHPLVFRDLDADDFRHPLDKQNTLLLRAIPGLNEIGRAILGTVTEQIMLLENIGTSILVSKDQLPELHKMMIEAAGILNIEPPDLYVRQSPIPNAYTLAISGKKPFVIIHTSLVELLTRKELQAVLAHELGHLKCDHGVWLTFANLLTLGSYRFPGLGGFIAQRLEEQLIRWLRAAELTCDRAALLVAQDPKVAISVLMKLTGGCPSMADQLNVDAFLEQAHSYEKASSSPIGWYIRNAQTRQLSHPLPVLRAREIDEWSRSREYRSLLERATQMSM
- the LOC107911758 gene encoding B2 protein, with translation MGSMDSFWQLGDYLRGQSKASEDNQWLMVASKLAEQTRTKGERLSNLDLSKGPAEIRTRDKFGFREDNKFENLNFNMLNLDSKIGDNVSKSSFRNGTYNINAVYQKNNSNSLGNLAGNKYSGNNHSSKYVNNNSSTSNNNSNENSANNAVDKRFKTLPPAETLPRNEVLGGYIFVCNNDTMQEDLKRQLFGLPPRYRDSVRAITPGLPLFLYNYTTHQLHGIFEAATFGGSNIDPTAWEDKKCKGESRFPAQVRIRIRKLCKALEEDAFRPVLHHYDGPKFRLELSVPETLDLLDLCEQAGSP
- the LOC107911756 gene encoding uncharacterized protein isoform X3 — translated: MASLVLSSFCFPSQKSCSFTSSSLRFRIRAPTDSRFGGPLFVGFGSVKKRNGRIEASVDSTAHPLVFRDLDADDFRHPLDKQNTLLLRAIPGLNEIGRAILAGTVTEQIMLLENIGTSILVSKDQLPELHKMMIEAAGILNIEPPDLYVRQSPIPNAYTLAISGKKPFVIIHTSLVELLTRKELQAVLAHELGHLKCDHGVWLTFANLLTLGSYRFPGLGGFIAQRLEEQLIRWLRAAELTCDRAALLVAQDPKLNVDAFLEQAHSYEKASSSPIGWYIRNAQTRQLSHPLPVLRAREIDEWSRSREYRSLLERATQMSM